The sequence gaactcctttaacttgaccttatctgagaagcactttatctgcccttccattctaaatgagaactttgctggatagagcaatctgggatgtaggtccttgtctttcatgacttggaatatttctttccagtcccttcttgcctgtaaggtctctttggagaaatcagctgacagtctgatgggaactcctttgtaggtgactgtccccttacctcttgctgcttctaggattctctcctttgtttttaccttggctaatgtaattatgatgtgccttggtgtgtttcttcttgggtccaacttctttggggctctctgagcttcttggatttcttggaagactgttccctttgccagattggggaagttctcctttattatttgttcaaatacgtgctcaatctgttgcttttccccttctgattctggtacccctataattcggatattggaacgtttaaaggtgtcttggatgctcttaatcttttcctcaattttttgaattcttatttcatcctgctttcctgcttggttgattctatcttccttctggtccactgtattgttttgagactcagattccttcctttcactattggctctcctccgcgtgtcttcctgcatctgttttatggtaatctgcattctttcatctaaatttcatccaaaatcaaccagttctgtgagctttctgatcaccagtgttttgaactgtgcatctgatagattggctaattcttggtcgctcaaaaggatgagtcctgggggaccgatctgctctgttgaaaacatattttttttcccctgtctctccttttttttttttttccagtctggttgctcttgttacggtggggggcggggccttaggtggtCCCcgaggctgggcaccccggtcgctagattgtgacgttatatgtgggggtggagcgggagcggggcgggagaaaacaatggtggtagttctgttcccctggactcagacccttgtctgggcttctgggctgcaagttctgccctggtccacaatcgctacccctctgggtctgccagccgcagcttgaacaaaaccaagggcggtggaatcaggggagggaagtggggatggctggggtgggggaagtggtggagggaaaatgcatacaactgtacttgaacaacaataaaataaataaatgaataaatgaataaataaatataaaggcaaaaaaaaaagaatgagaatgttTCCAGTCAGAATTTTCTCTTCAACCTAGACCCATGATGGATAAGATACACAGAGCAGGTGTGAGTCTGACTGACAGCCTGGAGCACAGCCGCAGCTGGCCCATAGTGTTCATAGAACAGACCAAGGTGATTCTGTTGTGTTTGCAGTAAACCACTGAGATCTGAGAGTTGTCTGCTGGAatggtgtgttttttcttgcaCTTTGTCTCAGGGCAGCTCAAGACTCTaagtacttaaataaaaaataagaaaatccattatttctttttatatcatACCCTGAAAATGATACTGAAtgtcattttttatcatttgtctCCTTACATGAACTCTTATAACTGAACATTACTGCAgtcagtttttaaagaaactctcATGCATACTTTTTTCATGAAGTCCTACTTATACAaccatgttttctgtttttcttttttatttgtggcCTTTTAATTTCCTTAGTACTAGTTAAAAGGAGTTTTTCTAATTCTaagaaatgaggaggaaaagCCTATAGGCTCGGAAAAACCAGCTCCAGACCCTCCAGGCCTGTGTTATGGGCACATGTCATAGCTTGCCTCCTAGACACATGTGGTGGATGATGGTTTCAATGGATCGCTGGTCAGTTCTCAAGCATCTCAGTCCTCCAGATGTTGAAGTGAGTAATTGGGCAACAAAGAAGAAAGTGGTATAAACTAAGGGCCTGTAACTCTGTTCTCTGAGCCTTTCCAAATTCTCGGAACTGACGGGTCAGTCTGTGTTGTAGATTATATTACTGTTTAAAAATACTCACTTTCCCAGAATATACTTAACCACATGTTGACTACGAGGTTGGCCAACTGCACCTCTTTGGTCTTTGTAGTATTAGCAGATATGGTGCAAGCAGAAGAGTGAAATTTGCTTGTGCAGAGGGGCTTGTTGTGttatgacttcactgtaccatgAGACTGTGCCTGGTTAATGTCTGGTCTAaggaggatgtggaaaaagagGAGACAAGTTGCCTTATCAACTTGCAGCTTCAAGCAGAGCCTCACAGCCTAGCCTAGCATGGATCAGCAGATTCCCAGTCAACCTGAAGATGGATTAACAATTCATGTGAAGTCAGCAAAGCCATTTCAGCCAGTGTGTGAGATACAGAGTATGACCCATACATTTTACTGCTGTGTACTGCTAGATTTTTTGGGTATATTTTTCCACAATACATTCTGGAAACTTTCTGTGCTCATTAGTTAGTAAATTGAATGTAGTAAATTggattaaataattatttctggaCTGAAAGACCTTATTTGCCCCTATATTTGGTGTGACAATGACCTTGGCTTTCTAATAATACTTATACCCACCACAGAGAGTAATATTATTCCACAAAGAAGTCTAATAGTACACAAATGTAATTACCATGTAATAAACACTATGTACCATTGACTTTATTCACAGATAAGAAAGACGTCTCATAACTATCTTATGTCAACACTGTGTACTTAGATGGAATATAGCATTCATGAGAATATTTTCAtgttgtttccagattttttgtttaatcattacataaataatacaagaaaatatgTGTATACTAATTTAAGCTTTATTACAACAATGTCTACCATTCTTGCATGCTAGTTTTGAATTTTCTAGAGCCTAAGTAATTTTCAGTTCAGTTGCCCAAACAATGTCTCTATATATGGATTCTTGACTGACCCAGACACCTATTTTATCTAGAAGAGTCCCAGATCATTGACAGCTCAGAAATGGCCAGATCACTGATTTAGAATACAGATGAACAAAACCAGAAAGGCAAGCTTCACTCTACATTTTATCAAACACTAGAAATATCCCAAAGTTCTTGAATATCATTTCATGTGGCGTTTTGCTGAGGGTGCTCTGTCTCACTGTTGTGTCTGTTCCCACCTGCACGCCCCCATTGTATCCTTCACTTCAGATATTGTAATTTTCATCCCTGAAAGTTTGATTTGggtgttttatattttgtgatgCCTCTATCATTCAATCTTTCTTTTAGCTTCTCGAACATATAGGATACATTTATAATAATTGTTCACTGtctttatatgtaaattttatcacCTGCACCTTTATTGACTGGGTTTGATTGGTTTTTCTTGTACATATTTTCCTGGTAATTTTTGATTGAATGTCATATGTGTTGAAATTTACTTTAGGGCACTGGAtacttctatatttatatatatatatatatatatatatatatatatatatatatatatattctttggttaaCTTTACTTATATTGTTGACACTATCACAGatgcttttcttctctcctttgttcacctccacccagcccccactccatccctctggccatcaccatgctgttgtctgtgtctatgggttatgtatatatgttctttggctaatgtCTTCAcctttttatccagtcctctactctctcttccctctgacatctgtccatctgttccatgtgtccatgcctctggttctgttcttcagtttattttgttcattatggtataaagacatataccataggatataagtgaaatcctatggtatatgtctttctctgactgtcttatttcacttagcatgataatcTCCAGATCtagccatgctgttgcaaaaggtaagagttccttctttttacagctgcatagtattccattgtataaatgtaccatagcttctTATAAtgtctactttcatttttggtaGGTGAGTTCTTATAGTGTTGAGACCTTCTATGAGAATGTGGTTTGTCCTACCTTTGTGTCCCCTTCTTatgttttaaagcttttcttttgTGACACTGGGGCTATAAACCACCTTaggtgtcccccccacccctaagacaaatttcacaattttaaagagaaaaagagatgctATAATATATGACCGTTAAAAGagagtttgttcttattttaaaaagataatagtaggtatgaaattattttcataacattaaatacatttaaaactttaatgtagcagttttatttaaaaatgatcatgTAGTCTAGGAATTGTATATTTGGATTTATTTACTCTGATATTTCTAGATGTCTACTTGATTTTGAAAAACTGCTTTAAGGAGTCACTTGCAAATAGTTGGAGAATCTCTTTTCTGGTGTTTGATCTAAAACTTCTAGAATGAATAGGATTTGGATGGACCTATTTTTAACTTGGTAGTGCAAATCACATACCTTTGCTTCTACTTTAGTACTTTAGAGGGGTTTTACTTGTCTCATTATTCATGAGGTTAAGCAGTAACTGAGGAACTAATATGATATGCATGACACAGTGTCAGCTTATTAATAAGTATCAAAAGTACTGTGATCCAGTGATTCTTACAgaaatgtcaacatttttttaaaaaatgagacaataAAAAGCGACTATGTGAGATGATGAATGTATTAATGAGCTTGATTGTGGTGGTTATTTCACTGTATGTCTATCAAAACATCAAGTTGTATACCTtaactgtataatttttaaaaagatcttatttatttatgttttagagaaaggaagggaaggagaaagagagggaaagaaacatcaatgtgtggttgcctctcatgcatccctactggggacctggcctgcaacccaggcatttgccctgactgggaatcgaaccagtgaccctttggtttgcaggccagcactcagtccactgagccacaccagccagggccatataccttaaatatatagtttttatttatcaaCTATACTTCAGTAAGGATGGGACAAAAAGAATCTCAAGTTATTATACTGGAAAAGTCTATGGAGTTTAGCCCTctgatatttttctgtgtatatatgCATTTGGCTATGTCTAATGCATTTAGTCATATCcataactaaaaaatatataaaaaattaagtcatttaaaaaaaagatgagaatcACCTTTATTTTGGGGTCCTTGATCTCTTGTCCTTTGAACTCCCTGGGCTATTCAAGAACATTAAACATGAGACTCTTTAGCTCTCATTCCTTAGAATATATGCCTTAATTATTTGCCTTGACACAAACGTGTTTCTCCTTCTCAGCTTTCTTCAAGATTATGTGcaccaaacaaacaataaaactgaCCCCAATTTGGCTAACAGCACACATATTAAATTCATAAGTGAAAAATATGCCAGTGCTTATGTGGAGAGAATGCTTGGGTGAAAGGAAAGAAGCAGCCTCAGTCCATAACATTTGCTACTCAATTACATTTCAGAGATTGTGTAGCTTGCCATGCCTTAACATATTAGAAGAACAGAAGTGAGGTGGGTCAAATTAGAAATGAAGATGCCTAAATGCAGTAAAGTTTCCAGTGTATAATGCAGCTATCTAAAACATGATTTATTATCAGGTAGGTTAATAATGAAGCAATTTTCTGTGGTTCTTCAGCTCTATAAGAGAGTCATTACAGAAGGTCCCTGACTAATCCCATTGTCATCAACTTTGAATCTGAGTGGCGAAAGAAATCTTTAGATGTGAGCTATCCTAGCCCTATGGGCAAAAAACCTCCCAAACAAACCATTGAAGTAAAAGGTCAAAGTGAGGTCCTGTCTCcacagaaaaggtacagagagtagtGCTGACTATGGATTTTTCATCTTGCCTTTAAATGAACAAAGGATAGGGAAAGAAACTTGATATACCAGTATAGTTTGATTAGGGAGTCAAAACCACTCGGCATTCTATAGAATAATGGATTTGTTACAGGGAACGTAAGGGTAAACAGTAAACTCCCAAGGATGGACTAGAACATGCAAAGGAAGCCAAGAATCCACCTCTATCCATCACTGCCTCCAACCTCTACAATGCAGGTGACTGGCAGAAGAGCTGCCTTTCCCCATGGAGCTGATCACCTGGCCCAGGATCTGGAGAAATGGAAGAGCTTTGTAGGAGATGGAGAAATTGTGAGCTTAGCTGTATCCCATGCCAACAAGATAAGTTCACAGATGAGTGACAAAAAGCACAAGCTTTAGCAACACCTGGTGTTCTACACCAACCTTTAGGAAATAATGGCTGCTGTTCTACTCTGCATTCTAATCTCACAGAAATGTATCTTCTGTCCAGGCTTACCTAGGAGCCACACAGGGAAAGGAATTCTGGGAAATAGTTCCAGGTTGGCCAAGATGACATAGTATAATGACCTTACAACATTAGATGCATCTGAGACATCTAAGACAATCCAAGTTGAGAATAACATTAGCTCCTCTAAGTGAAAATATCCCCATCTATTCACCTGTTTATTTATCTACATCATGTATCTATTTGTCTATCTATCTGCTTGCAGCATATGGTGAAGTGCACCTATCTCTTGAAAGATTATGTACCACTCTCAATCACTTTCATACTCACCCAACTCTCTTTAACAAATCAGAATTGAACCAGAAAATATTCCTTGAAAAGGAGGAGCCCTTGCCAAGATCCCCAACCAGCTCACAATTGTAAGTAATGTCATAAATTGTATGCTTGGCTGGTGTTTGTTCGACTTGAATCAAGtgaattgttttcctttcttgctcaAGACAAAAGCAAGCAGTCAGCCATATTATTTCCTAAAGGGGATATTTGCACTGATCAGGCAACATTTCCAGACACATAGGTCCCTCAAattttagattttcatttctAGATCTTCTGCAAAGTCATTTCTCAAGCTCTATTATAGAATTTTCAATTCTAGTGTTCTCAGTTCTAGAATCCAGTCAGAGAAGCATATTAGGTCAGTCAGGGCCTTCTACCATGCTCCTCTAGCAAGACACAACATTCTTGGCATTTAAATTCAAAAGCTTTGAtcgagaaagaagaaaaaaatatttataaaggtatCTGGTCTGGAAGAACAGGTTTATCTTCCTGGCTTTAAATGACATTAGGCACAAAGGCCTTCTGTGCCTGGCAGGAGCAAGGGCATTAGTTGGGATCCTGTCTTGCACTCCTTAATCAGAAGCTTTCAAAGCTCCAAGTGCTGTAGAAATGGATCCTAAGCACTCCTGAGGCACAAGAGAGATAAAGAGATCAGCTGAGACAGAGTAAGAGTGATCACTCTGGCCAGTTAGCACAGGCTCTTATAGCTGGGATGAAGGGATGAGCATCAGAAAGATTCAGAGTGAACTCTGTCTGCCAGGGTCATGTGGGGATGGAACTTCCATCTCATTCAATCAACAGTATCAGAGAATTGAGTAGAAGGAGGCCGTCTCCCACAGGTCAGAATGTGAGAAAGTACCAACACAAGATGTTTCTGGGGTCAGAGGCCAACCAAGCAAGGTACAAGCAGGCAGGAGACAGTCCTTTCTCATGTGACTGACTGTCATGGTGGCAATCTTGtaacagcacccccacccctactGCAGTTTTAAACCTAACATAAGGAAGAGGAGATGGGAAAATTCCTGGGGGAGTTTTTAAGTCTGTATCAGACTAAATTATAAATTGAAATGgactaagaaaaaaacatttaagtgtATTGGATTTGGTTAAAAGTGCTATCTTCTGTAAcactttgattttgtttttactctaAACCCCATTGTgaatgatacagagaacagaccccTAAATCGATGACATATTTGCACAGCTAAGTCTGCACTATAAAATTTCTACTTGTTATACAAGGAAATGCTGAGAGGTGTTTAGCCTTTTACTGTCACAAGACTACTGGGATGTCATTAATTGAAAAGCTTCACATGTACTTGAGAGGGTGCTGggaagccaaggagaatggaagaaagacTGTTGATATGAGGAGCCAAGAGCAGAGTTTTCTAGAGCAGAGGATGGTGCATTCCTGAGTGAGGCACAACTGCAGACATTCTCTGGCTTTTCCAGGAACTTGTTCCATTTACTCTTCTGCCTTATCATTCTCCCCTGGGCCTTTCAGTACACAGTAACATCTGTTACTGTTAAGAGAcaagttgttttttctttatgtgtcaggcactatgtaGGCATTTTAGATTCATTATCTTATATTCTTATAACAAACCCATAAAAATTTAGtatcattacttttatttttaagaataggaAAATGAGGCTTAGATTGTGCAATTCATCCAAAGTCAGATTGTTATTGGTTCAGCTCCATCTCTGCCATTTATTGTAATTCCAGAGCCCAagttcattttttcatgttttaaatattttatttagaattagtTTTAAacttatagaatttttaaaaaatgatacagcTTCCCCAATATTAAATATTACAGAAACATAGTATAAATGTGAAAATCATTAAAACTAACATTGATACAACCAGTGCCACATGACCCTTTGCAAATAACTGTAAAAATGTCTCCTCCCTTAACACTCCTCCAATCTTCATTTTTCTATGAAGACTTGCAGACTCAAAAGTGGCTGATGACAGTGTTTTTTACTCCCACCTTGGGGTGGGTGATAAAACAGGAACAGAGACATTTGtgtgaaggagaaacaaaatCTTGGCTTTAAATGAGAGAGATTTAATCATTGGATTTCTGTTATGTCCCCATACTGCATTCACCACTGCACATTCTCTTCCATCCTGTTCTGAGATAACCCTTTCGCCATGAAAGAGCCCAACCAGGAGTACAGTTGACAATGGCAATTAAATGCCCTACTATAACCAAGTTCACACCCTGAGTCTGATAAGCATGGGTGTTGTCATGGGTGGTTGTCCCTGGATAGAGCAGGAAGATACAGACAGAtggtattttctcttctttacccCAATCATTCAATGCTGTTGGAAGAAGCTAGAGATGATTGGTATTTGGTCTTGATCTATGGTAGACCTAGCAGATTTCTGGAAAGAAACACCTTCTTGTGAGGTTGAGTTTATTTGGCTAGAAAGTTAATTAAATTCAGAAGGATTCGAGCTAAATCCAAATTAAAAGCTGGATCTCCATATATACTCTGCTTACACAGTATAAATGGATTTTAAGCATTATGCCAAAGAGCTATCCTGTGACAAAAGTTCCCTGTCATTTCCCTCAGCATTGGTGCCActaatggatttttctttattgtttccaAAGTTCAGGGTCATGGTCAGGAGTTAATGCAGTAAAATAATCTTCTAGCTCTGGGGCTTATAGAATCTGTTCATTAACTCCTAATAAAAATCAGAACATAGATTACATTTGGCACTAAAATTATGTACATCAATATAACTTTTCCCCAAAAAGTGGACTTGGGTTTGGCACTGGACTCCAGGGCCCTTGATAAAGTGAATGAGCAACGTTTACCCTAAAACAACAGAGAAACATATATAGACCCAGCCAACCTTAGGTTTAGGCATAGgattataaaaaaatagaaatttgaatCTAGCTGAACTTTAGAAAAGTGTTTGTGATATTctaagttttcctttctctttaatatAATATGAAGCTTGAATTTTACCTCTGGCTTAATCATTAGCTTCTTTAGATTATACTTGCAGAATACtatgataatttattttgaaCCTAAAGTTTTCTTAGATTTTTGTAATGGTTTGCAAACTGAGGAAGTGagatgtgcatttttttaaaaaaatttgttttaattgttgttcaagtacagttttctgtgcattttaaaGTCTAAAACACTTTAGgattgaaattgagaataggctgacagtgaccagaggggagaggggagggaatttcagggggaaagggtgaagggtttgtaggaacaaggacccgtggacaataacagggtggggggtggaaacaggagggaggtggggagggctgggggttgggatggggtgggtggaaaaggcagaaaactgtacttgaacaacaataaaaataaaaaaatttaaaaagaaaaaagaaaaaaaagcactttAGAACTAAAATGGATGTACCATAATTCTGAATAACTACAGTTAGGAGTATTACCATAATTTCTGTAGGTTTCTAGCCTGGAATAATAATTTCATTATGAAATTGCtatgatcaataaatataaaaagggtaaaatcatatcaaaataaaaaatattaaacaagaaTTTACCAAAGATCTGAAGTTATTTCAAACTTTGTATCTGCCACTGGGTCTTTACATATTCTCATTACTTTTATTCTCTACTTAACCCCTTTCATGTCAGTAATTCCACTGTTACCTTCtcactgtcattttattatttcagtgtGGCTGCTGTTCTCCATGTATGCCATTTCAGGGCCTCCAGAATGAAATCTCCTAAAtgtcctctgtctcctcctccctgcttccaGTTAACTTTATTACTAGGAGAAGGTGGGggatattacatttttatttctctatgtaAATGGGTAAATGATCTGGCTTGAGGACTTTAACTCTTATGGGTAGTAAGATCCCATTAGATTAAGATTTCTAATATTCATATTGCTTTCAACCTCAACAAAAGGCCTTTTCTGGGGAAAGTCAAAAAGTTTGGACAAGTTTGCCAACACACTTGAATTTTTCTAGGCCTTTACTAACAGAATTTGTAAATGGTCTTCAAGAAAGTGTTAGAGTATAATTTTACCTTCTAGAAATTGTTGAAAACATTCTCCAAAGAGAAACTATAAATCCTTTACCAGAAAAGGTCAAAATAGAAATGATCCTACTTCTGTGATCTGCATACTTCTATCTATTGGGCTTAATGTGATTAAGTCAAATAGGAAAGGGGGTATTATAGTACAAAAACTTTTGCTCTGATTTCTCTCCACAATGATATTTAAGATATTCTCCTCTCCATTTTCAGAAAATTCATGGTCGTACAAAATATATTCTGCATTGCTCACAAGCTGTTATCTCCAAAACTCAGGTAAGACCCAGCTGCATGGGTTTTATTGCATTGGCTTCCCCAGTCAAAGCTCTTTCCTGCCATAACTAAATATCTGCATGTCTCATAAGTGCAGAATAGTCACTTGGGTTGAGCTTCTGCTTTAAGAATGTGGAGAAGCCTCTCTCTAATCTGTTTGGTACGGACAGCATAGACAACTGGGTTGAGGATGGGTGGGATGAGGAGGTAAAAGTTGGCCAAAAGGATATGGATATGGGGAGGCACCTGATGGCCAAAGCGGTGAGTAAGGGAGGAAACAGCAATGGGGATGTAGAAGACAAGGATGGCACAAATGTGACAACTGCATGTCCCTAGGGTTTTAAGTCTAGCTTCAGGGGTGGCCAGTCCCATTACAGCCCTGAAAATCATTACATATGAGGCAGTGATGGCTAATGAATCCAGGATCAATACTAGGAAGCCAATTCCCATTCCATATAAATCATTGACTGTTGTGTCACCACATGCCAAGGTGACCACAGCCATGTGCTCACAGTAGGAGTGGGCAATGATTTGGGTCCGGTAAAGGGACAGCCTCAAGCGAATTATCAAGGGCAAGGGTCCAATGTAGAGTATACCCCGAAGGAGAGCAGCCAGGCCTAAACGACCCACCATTGTGTGGGTGAGCACTGAAGTATGATGTAGTGGGtcacagatggccacatagcggtcaaaAGCCATGGCAAGGAAAATACCTGACTCTACTGTGGCAAAGCAGTGGATGAAAAACATCTGGGTCAAGCAGGCATCTAAGTCAATGTTGTGGGCACCAAACCAGAAGATGGCTAGCAGTTTGGGCATGGTAGAAGTGGACAGGACCAAGTCAATGACAGCCAACATGcacaggaagaagtacatgggttGATGCAGGCTGCGCTCCACCTTTATCACAGCCAGGATGGTGATGTTCCCTACCACAGCCACCAGGTACATGGAGCTGAAGGGGATGGAGAGCCAGATGTGCAGAGACTCCAGTCCTGGGATGCCAGTGAGCCAGAAAGAAGTGGGCACCAAGCAGGCATTATTAGACAGGAACATATCTGAGGGTGTGAAATATCCAAGAGATAGGAGCtctaatttttagatttttacttcGAGAGAGCTTGCTTCTGGAAACTGTAGACTACTAGTTCTTATTTCCATCCTGGGAAACTGGTGGGACCTATAATAAAGAAGAATTATAAATTTCTTCTTGAAAATTGACACTTTACATATCTTATAAAAGAGACTAAGCATGAAAACACCCACTGGTAAATGTAGAAACAAGCATGCTCATAATGTCTACTGCTAAATTGTCCTACTCCACTATAGAAGTTCCAAAAATTGTTCATTCCCTTTGACACAGTAATTTTgctttgggaaatattttctaaaggaaatgaaaaaatacagagaagttCTATGAGCAAGGATTAAATGTAAGTCCATGTAATGTGTTTAGCCCAGTGCCTGCATATACTCCTCTTATCACTGTATATATAGTAACACTATAACATCAATAACAATGATTAGCTATTTGTAATTactgatttttattataatgaaaagttggaagaaatatatgttcaaaaataaagcaTTGTTTAAATTCTAGTACATCCATTCAATGAATTAgaattatgtttatattatttttagagcTATATATTTATAAGATAAAGTGTTTATATATCTCAGTAAGTGAGGGAACAACAAGAGGCAAAATATAagttcattaaaatatatgtgtgtcaTCTATAAACTCATTATAATGTAAAACACACACCCTTCTAtcattttttaccttttgtatgtatattctttcttttaaaaatggctaagagctttaaaaataatcttacaaGTTATTAAAACCCaatcaaaaacattttccttaGTTAATTGTCCGCTTACATTAGTCAAATAcaattcctttttctctaaaggTTTAACACTGGTTTGCTCATATTGTCAAATCTAATTGACTTCCCCAACAATATCTGGCACCGGACctaatttctcaaagaaaaagaTCTCTTATTTAAGATCGCCTAGATTTCatggttaaaaaataatgaacaggtAAAAAGTTCCTTAAGAAAGCTTTACTATAAGGACAGACCCTATTAAACTTTCTGAGAATCTGGTCATTATACATAATTTGAGTAGATAAAAGTAGAGGTGCATCTTTTTATGAGCACATTTCACTGGATGCTTTGCCCCATTATTTGATGCTAGTGATGAAAAAGAATGGAGTGACAGAGACCAAGAAGGTTGTGATCAGTGAGTCATGTGgactgttttctcttccttgaaGAGACAAAGAGGTCAGCACAAAAGCAGTGGCCAACATTTggccaacttcttgctcttctgtcTTTCAGGTACCTGTCACTAAGGATCCAGAAATAGCTCctatttcttcacatcctcggGGTTCAGAATCTGAGGGCCTAATTTGCTTCCTACCCTGTCTTGGGCTTGACATCCTCATGTTTTCCATCAGATTCTCAGCAGATTCAAGTCTCAGACTCCTTATGATTATAGTCACCATGATGCCTGTCTTCAAA is a genomic window of Phyllostomus discolor isolate MPI-MPIP mPhyDis1 chromosome 6, mPhyDis1.pri.v3, whole genome shotgun sequence containing:
- the LOC114500959 gene encoding olfactory receptor 52M1-like; the encoded protein is MFLSNNACLVPTSFWLTGIPGLESLHIWLSIPFSSMYLVAVVGNITILAVIKVERSLHQPMYFFLCMLAVIDLVLSTSTMPKLLAIFWFGAHNIDLDACLTQMFFIHCFATVESGIFLAMAFDRYVAICDPLHHTSVLTHTMVGRLGLAALLRGILYIGPLPLIIRLRLSLYRTQIIAHSYCEHMAVVTLACGDTTVNDLYGMGIGFLVLILDSLAITASYVMIFRAVMGLATPEARLKTLGTCSCHICAILVFYIPIAVSSLTHRFGHQVPPHIHILLANFYLLIPPILNPVVYAVRTKQIRERLLHILKAEAQPK